From a region of the Vallicoccus soli genome:
- a CDS encoding aconitate hydratase — protein sequence MSVDSFGSKGRLEVGDEAYDIYRLGALDGLQEQVARLPYSLKVLLENLLRTEDGANITAEHIRALAGWDASAHPSVEIQFTPARVVMQDFTGVPCVVDLATMREAMASLGGDVSKINPLAPAELVIDHSVIADVFGRPDAFEQNVDIEYQRNLERYQFLRWGQGAFSEFKVVPPGTGIVHQVNIEHLARTVMVRDGVAYPDTCVGTDSHTTMVNGLGVLGWGVGGIEAEAAMLGQPVSMLIPRVVGFRLSGELPEGATATDLVLTITEMLRRHGVVGKFVEFYGEGVSAVPLANRATIGNMSPEFGSTAAMFPIDQETLRYLQLTGRSAQQVALVEAYAREQGMWHDPSAQGYVEPVFSEYLELDLATVVPSISGPKRPQDRIALSDAKTAFRTSLRDYVEHDVTGGDDREPGVPQQTAPHGVASAVDEASSESFPASDPATPAPGEEGEDVDGRPEEHPAAAPADGRPSAAVPVRLADGTEFVLDHGAVVIAAITSCTNTSNPSVMIGAALVAKKAVERGLTAKPWVKTTLAPGSKVVSDYYERAGLTPYLDKLGFNLVGYGCTTCIGNSGPLIEEVSAAVNEADLAVTAVLSGNRNFEGRINPDVKMNYLASPPLVVAYAIAGTMDLDVVEEPLALDPDGQPVYLRDLWPSSQEVQEVIDSAVAAEMFSRDYADVFAGDERWRGLPTPTGDTFAWDPESTYVRRPPYFEGMQAQPQPVTDIEGARVLAKLGDSVTTDHISPAGAIKVDSPAGKYLGSKGVERRDFNSYGSRRGNHEVMIRGTFANIRLRNQIAPGTEGGFTRDFLAGGEVTTIYDASQAYQAAGVPLVILAGKEYGSGSSRDWAAKGTALLGVRAVIAESYERIHRSNLIGMGVLPLQFQPGESAESLGLTGEETFTITGVTGLNDGATPETVTVRADGTEFRATVRIDTPGEADYYRHGGIMQYVLRNLAGLA from the coding sequence ACCCCGGCCCGCGTCGTCATGCAGGACTTCACCGGGGTGCCCTGCGTGGTGGACCTGGCCACCATGCGCGAGGCCATGGCCTCGCTCGGCGGCGACGTGTCGAAGATCAACCCGCTGGCGCCCGCCGAGCTCGTCATCGACCACTCGGTCATCGCCGACGTCTTCGGCCGCCCCGACGCGTTCGAGCAGAACGTCGACATCGAGTACCAGCGCAACCTCGAGCGCTACCAGTTCCTGCGCTGGGGCCAGGGCGCCTTCAGCGAGTTCAAGGTCGTCCCGCCGGGCACCGGCATCGTGCACCAGGTCAACATCGAGCACCTGGCGCGCACGGTCATGGTCCGCGACGGCGTGGCCTACCCCGACACCTGCGTCGGCACCGACTCGCACACCACGATGGTCAACGGGCTCGGCGTGCTCGGCTGGGGCGTCGGGGGCATCGAGGCCGAGGCCGCGATGCTCGGCCAGCCGGTCTCGATGCTCATCCCGCGCGTCGTCGGCTTCAGGCTGAGCGGCGAGCTCCCGGAGGGCGCGACCGCCACCGACCTGGTCCTCACCATCACCGAGATGCTGCGCCGCCACGGCGTGGTCGGGAAGTTCGTCGAGTTCTACGGCGAGGGCGTCTCGGCGGTCCCGCTGGCCAACCGGGCCACGATCGGCAACATGAGCCCGGAGTTCGGCTCGACCGCGGCGATGTTCCCCATCGACCAGGAGACCCTGCGCTACCTGCAGCTCACCGGCCGCTCGGCCCAGCAGGTCGCGCTCGTGGAGGCGTACGCCCGCGAGCAGGGCATGTGGCACGACCCGTCCGCGCAGGGCTACGTCGAGCCGGTCTTCAGCGAGTACCTCGAGCTCGACCTCGCCACGGTCGTGCCGTCGATCTCCGGCCCGAAGCGCCCGCAGGACCGGATCGCGCTGTCCGACGCCAAGACCGCGTTCCGCACCTCCCTGCGCGACTACGTGGAGCACGACGTCACCGGCGGCGACGACCGCGAGCCCGGCGTCCCGCAGCAGACGGCGCCGCACGGCGTCGCCTCCGCCGTCGACGAGGCGTCGTCGGAGTCGTTCCCGGCGAGCGACCCGGCCACCCCGGCGCCCGGCGAGGAGGGCGAGGACGTCGACGGCCGCCCCGAGGAGCACCCGGCCGCCGCCCCGGCCGACGGGCGCCCGAGCGCGGCGGTGCCGGTGCGCCTGGCCGACGGCACGGAGTTCGTGCTCGACCACGGCGCGGTCGTCATCGCGGCCATCACCTCGTGCACCAACACCTCGAACCCGTCGGTGATGATCGGCGCGGCGCTCGTGGCCAAGAAGGCCGTCGAGCGGGGCCTGACCGCCAAGCCGTGGGTCAAGACGACGCTCGCCCCCGGGTCGAAGGTCGTCAGCGACTACTACGAGCGGGCCGGCCTCACGCCGTACCTCGACAAGCTCGGCTTCAACCTCGTCGGGTACGGCTGCACCACCTGCATCGGCAACTCGGGGCCCCTCATCGAGGAGGTCAGCGCGGCGGTCAACGAGGCCGACCTCGCCGTCACCGCGGTGCTGTCCGGCAACCGCAACTTCGAGGGGCGCATCAACCCCGACGTGAAGATGAACTACCTCGCCTCGCCGCCGCTCGTGGTGGCGTACGCGATCGCCGGGACGATGGACCTCGACGTCGTCGAGGAGCCGCTGGCCCTCGACCCCGACGGGCAGCCGGTCTACCTGCGCGACCTGTGGCCCTCGAGCCAGGAGGTCCAGGAGGTCATCGACTCGGCGGTGGCCGCGGAGATGTTCAGCCGCGACTACGCCGACGTGTTCGCCGGTGACGAGCGCTGGCGCGGCCTGCCGACCCCGACGGGCGACACCTTCGCCTGGGACCCGGAGTCGACCTACGTGCGGCGCCCGCCGTACTTCGAGGGCATGCAGGCCCAGCCGCAGCCGGTGACCGACATCGAGGGCGCGCGGGTGCTCGCCAAGCTCGGCGACTCGGTGACGACCGACCACATCTCGCCCGCGGGCGCGATCAAGGTCGACAGCCCGGCCGGGAAGTACCTCGGCTCCAAGGGCGTCGAGCGGCGCGACTTCAACTCGTACGGCTCGCGCCGCGGCAACCACGAGGTGATGATCCGCGGCACGTTCGCGAACATCCGCCTGCGCAACCAGATCGCGCCGGGCACCGAGGGCGGGTTCACGCGCGACTTCCTCGCCGGCGGCGAGGTCACGACGATCTACGACGCGTCGCAGGCGTACCAGGCCGCGGGCGTCCCGCTCGTCATCCTCGCCGGCAAGGAGTACGGCTCGGGCTCCTCGCGCGACTGGGCGGCCAAGGGCACGGCGCTGCTCGGCGTGCGGGCCGTCATCGCGGAGTCGTACGAGCGCATCCACCGCTCGAACCTCATCGGGATGGGCGTGCTGCCGCTGCAGTTCCAGCCGGGGGAGAGCGCCGAGAGCCTCGGCCTCACCGGCGAGGAGACCTTCACCATCACCGGCGTGACCGGGCTCAACGACGGCGCGACGCCCGAGACGGTGACGGTCCGCGCGGACGGCACGGAGTTCCGCGCCACCGTGCGCATCGACACCCCGGGCGAGGCGGACTACTACCGCCACGGCGGGATCATGCAGTACGTGCTGCGCAACCTCGCCGGGCTGGCCTGA